A stretch of the Corythoichthys intestinalis isolate RoL2023-P3 chromosome 22, ASM3026506v1, whole genome shotgun sequence genome encodes the following:
- the LOC130910269 gene encoding lens fiber membrane intrinsic protein-like, with product MYIIYFIYFNFVVLLVVVAPYHRLKMYSFMGGGLFCAIVGNILLVVSTATDYWMQYRVSGNYAHQGLWRYCLSNKCHLQTESIAYWTATKAFMILSGAACLAGVVAGTASFARFSSFGRLNRSFAAGILFFVSTLFALLAMGVYTAATLNFLGRRFGDWRFSWSYILGWVATLMTFFAGVFYICAYRMCECRRVNTPQ from the exons AtgtatataatttattttatttattttaattttgttgtgcttttagTAGTAGTGGCTCCATACCACAGGCTGAAGATGTACAGTTTCATGGGCGGGGGTTTGTTCTGCGCCATCGTGGGCAACATCCTACTGGTGGTCTCCACCGCCACAGACTACTGGATGCAGTACCGAGTGTCGGGCAACTACGCTCACCAAGGCCTGTGGCGTTACTGTCTGTCCAACAAATGCCACTTACAGACGGAAAGCATAG CCTATTGGACGGCCACTAAGGCCTTCATGATCCTGTCCGGCGCGGCTTGCTTGGCGGGGGTGGTCGCCGGCACGGCGTCCTTTGCGCGCTTCTCCTCCTTCGGAAGATTGAATCGCTCCTTTGCTGCTGGAATTCTCTTCTTTGTTTCAA CTTTGTTCGCACTGCTGGCGATGGGCGTGTACACGGCGGCTACGCTCAACTTCTTGGGCCGGCGCTTTGGCGACTGGCGCTTTTCGTGGTCTTACATCCTGGGCTGGGTGGCAACCCTCATGACCTTCTTTGCAG GTGTTTTCTACATCTGCGCCTACAGGATGTGCGAGTGCAGGAGAGTGAACACGCCGCAATAG
- the ubqln4 gene encoding ubiquilin-4: MADQGAAEPANNNNKADAVEGTIIKVTVKTPKDKEEIAIAEDSSVTQFKEEISRRFKAKQDQLVLIFAGKILKDGDSLSQHGIKDGLTVHLVIKTAQKASDGGNTSAQSSSSTPVESTSASNPGSAPSSSGSAANSAPPPAQSANLLSGFGDLSNLAVLGMGSSNFMELQQQMQRQLMSNPEMLSQIMENPLVQNMMSNPDLMRQMIVSNPQMQQLMERNPEISHMLNNPELMRQTMELARNPAMMQEMMRNQDRALSNLESIPGGYNALRRMYTDIQEPMFSAAREQFGNNPFSALGGGSESGAQPSRTENREPLPNPWGPPNASNPPENGGTAGGTGAPATGTNPTVSNPLGVNPNSLGNGMFNSPGMQSLLQQISENPQLMQNMLSAPYMRSMMQSLSQNPELASQVMMNNPLFAGNPQLQEQFRSQLPIFLQQMQNPEALSVMTNPRAMQALMQIQQGLQTLQTEAPGLMPSLMSGGLPGGIPGGVPAGVPSGIPTSGTAPTENPASSPSGTGTAPNAAQQQLMQQMLQMFAGGGTANQTPEVRFQSQLDQLNAMGFINREANLQALIATGGDINAAIERLLGSQPS, from the exons ATGGCTGACCAGGGCGCCGCAGAACCCgcgaataacaacaataaagctGACGCCGTGGAGGGAACCATCATTAAGGTCACCGTCAAGACCCCCAAGGACAAGGAGGAAATCGCTATCGCTGAAGATTCGTCCGTCACGCAG TTCAAAGAGGAGATCTCCAGGCGCTTCAAAGCCAAGCAGGATCAGTTGGTTCTGATCTTCGCCGGTAAGATCCTGAAGGACGGCGACAGCCTTAGCCAGCACGGAATCAAAGATGGCCTGACAGTGCACCTGGTCATCAAGACGGCACAGAA GGCCTCAGATGGAGGCAACACCTCGGCCCAGAGCTCCTCGTCCACTCCCGTAGAAAGCACCAGCGCCTCCAATCCGGGCAGCGCACCTTCCTCCTCCGGGTCCGCCGCCAACTCCGCCCCACCGCCCGCTCAATCGGCCAACCTACTGA GTGGTTTCGGCGACTTGTCCAACTTGGCGGTGCTGGGCATGGGCTCGTCCAACTTCATGGAGCTGCAGCAGCAGATGCAACGGCAGCTCATGTCCAACCCGGAGATGCTCTCGCAGATCATGGAGAACCCTTTAGTGCAGAACATGATGTCCAACCCAGACCTGATGCGCCAGATGATCGTGTCCAATCCGCAGATGCAGCAGCTGATGGAGCGCAACCCGGAGATCTCGCACATGCTCAACAACCCAGAGCTCATGAGACAG ACAATGGAGCTGGCTCGCAACCCGGCCATGATGCAGGAGATGATGCGCAACCAGGATCGGGCACTCAGCAACTTGGAGAGCATCCCGGGCGGCTACAACGCCTTGCGCAGGATGTACACCGACATCCAGGAGCCCATGTTTAGTGCAGCCAGAGAGCAG TTCGGCAACAACCCATTCTCAGCCCTCGGCGGCGGCTCAGAGTCTGGCGCGCAACCGTCGCGGACGGAGAACCGCGAGCCCCTGCCCAATCCCTGGGGTCCACCCAATGCCTCGAACCCCCCGGAAAACGGCGGCACGGCGGGAGGAACCGGCGCCCCCGCTACCGGCACCAACCCCACCGTGTCCAACCCGCTGGGCGTCAACCCTAACAGTCTGGGAAACG GAATGTTCAACAGTCCAGGCATGCAGAGCCTCTTGCAGCAGATCTCGGAAAACCCTCAGCTCATGCAGAACATGCTGTCCGCTCCATACATGCGCAGCATGATGCAGTCGCTGTCCCAGAACCCAGAGTTGGCCTCACAG GTTATGATGAATAACCCCTTATTTGCCGGAAACCCACAGCTGCAGGAACAGTTTCGGTCTCAGCTTCCCATTTTTCTCCAGCAG ATGCAGAACCCAGAAGCGCTATCAGTGATGACGAACCCACGCGCCATGCAAGCGCTCATGCAGATCCAGCAGGGCCTACAAACGCTGCAAACGGAAGCACCGGGCCTCATGCCCAG TTTGATGTCAGGCGGCCTTCCCGGTGGGATTCCGGGCGGCGTTCCCGCAGGCGTACCCAGCGGCATTCCCACGAGCGGCACCGCGCCCACCGAGAATCCCGCGTCCTCACCCAGCGGCACCGGGACAGCGCCAAATGCCGCCCAGCAGCAGCTGATGCAACAGATGCTCCAAATGTTTGCAGGAGGAGGCACAGCG AACCAGACCCCCGAGGTCCGCTTCCAGTCGCAGCTGGACCAGCTGAACGCGATGGGATTCATCAACCGCGAGGCCAACCTGCAGGCCCTCATCGCCACCGGAGGCGACATCAACGCCGCTATCGAGAGACTGTTGGGCTCGCAGCCCTCGTAA